AATCAGAGCACTCATGTAGCACAACAGGATTGCGGTGTTGCACCTCCTCCGGTTGCACCTGTAATTCAATCCTCTCCTCACCTGCCGTCGGATATTGCCCAGACGATGTATTTCCGGTGACGGTCGGATTCCCTCTATCATTCCTGTAGTGAGAACGGCGGATAGACATCTGTGGTAAGCAGGAAAGCGTAGGCTTCCACCCGGAGCGTCCATCGCAGGACGCCGACCACGAAGTTAAACAGATCTCTGGGATATTGGCCGGTGAACAAGATAACAAACCAGGCAAATACCGAGCAGAGAATTACCGCCACCCAGAGGATTGCCAGCACCACAAGATGCGGGATAGCCAGGAGCCATTTCACCAGTGGGAGCCACTGGTCCAGATCCTGGTCGACGTTCGGATACGGGATGGAAATGTGTACCGATTGTTCCTCATCTGTGGAGGGATATTCATCCCGGAGAAGCAACAGATACGCACCGATCCGGGCGGTGAATCGGACAAACTCCAGGTTCCAGTCGAACCACCACCTGGGATATTTTCGACGGAACAGGATCATCACCATTGCCGGGAGAAACAGAATTCCCGGGGTCCCAAAATAAATGATGGTATCGGCGGTGTTCGGATCGCTGTCACCGCTTCCCAGTATGAGCCCCAGGAGGATCAAAATCGGGATCGCCAGTATCAGCCGGAAAAAGACGGTGACTTTATTGGATGTCTCCGAATAATCGACCGTTAATTTTGCCGGATACTGCTCAAATTGTGAGTTCATTCAGTCTTCTCCTTACTTAGATATAGAAATTTTCCCGGTATAAACTGC
The sequence above is drawn from the Candidatus Neomarinimicrobiota bacterium genome and encodes:
- a CDS encoding DUF4389 domain-containing protein, translating into MNSQFEQYPAKLTVDYSETSNKVTVFFRLILAIPILILLGLILGSGDSDPNTADTIIYFGTPGILFLPAMVMILFRRKYPRWWFDWNLEFVRFTARIGAYLLLLRDEYPSTDEEQSVHISIPYPNVDQDLDQWLPLVKWLLAIPHLVVLAILWVAVILCSVFAWFVILFTGQYPRDLFNFVVGVLRWTLRVEAYAFLLTTDVYPPFSLQE